Proteins encoded in a region of the Nonomuraea helvata genome:
- a CDS encoding LacI family DNA-binding transcriptional regulator, giving the protein MSSGCSRQYDEGRDSDVYGAALMAVSMHDVARAAGVSQRTVSNVVNNYEYVRPETRQRVLDAMAALGYVPNAAARSLRAARTGLIALVVPDFRARLFADLAGPVVREAEALGYTVLIELTEGDRARELKVLTGDRNQLTDGAIMVALSLRPDDGQRRRADYPVVLVGDEVLEGQIPHVGIPNREASLAVVRHLAGTGRRRLMLLGYAPDQSQTGRARLQGFLEGLEEAGLTAYEELLVEAGWAREDGRRAIEEHMDAGRPMPDAIFAMNDSCALGALRALYDRGVRVPQEVAVVGFDDAEEARYSTPSLTSVSPNVEALAGNAVAMLHEQITGKPSGHEPRIVVDFQLKVRESSQ; this is encoded by the coding sequence ATGAGTTCGGGCTGCTCCCGACAGTACGATGAAGGCCGTGACAGCGACGTGTACGGCGCCGCCCTGATGGCCGTGAGCATGCACGACGTGGCCCGTGCCGCCGGGGTCTCCCAGCGCACGGTCTCCAACGTCGTCAACAACTACGAGTACGTCCGCCCGGAGACGCGCCAGCGCGTGCTCGACGCCATGGCGGCGCTCGGTTATGTCCCCAACGCGGCGGCCCGGAGCCTGCGGGCCGCCCGTACGGGGCTCATCGCGCTCGTCGTCCCCGACTTCAGGGCACGTCTGTTCGCCGACCTCGCGGGCCCGGTGGTCCGCGAGGCCGAGGCACTCGGGTACACGGTGCTGATCGAGCTGACGGAGGGGGACCGGGCCCGTGAGCTGAAGGTGCTGACGGGCGACCGCAACCAGCTGACCGACGGCGCGATCATGGTGGCCTTGTCGCTCCGGCCGGACGACGGGCAGCGCCGCCGCGCGGACTATCCGGTCGTGCTGGTGGGGGACGAGGTGCTCGAGGGCCAGATCCCGCACGTCGGCATCCCCAACCGGGAGGCCTCGCTGGCGGTGGTACGCCATCTGGCGGGTACGGGCAGGCGGCGGTTGATGCTGCTCGGCTACGCGCCCGACCAAAGCCAGACGGGACGGGCGCGGCTGCAGGGCTTTCTCGAGGGGCTGGAGGAGGCGGGGCTGACGGCGTACGAGGAGCTCCTGGTCGAGGCCGGCTGGGCCCGCGAGGACGGCCGGCGGGCGATCGAGGAGCACATGGACGCCGGACGGCCGATGCCGGACGCGATCTTCGCGATGAACGACTCCTGCGCCCTCGGCGCGCTCCGGGCGCTGTACGACCGGGGCGTCCGGGTGCCGCAGGAGGTCGCCGTGGTGGGCTTCGACGACGCCGAGGAGGCACGCTACTCGACGCCGTCGCTGACCTCCGTCTCCCCGAACGTCGAGGCGCTGGCCGGTAACGCCGTCGCGATGCTCCACGAGCAGATCACCGGCAAGCCCAGCGGGCACGAGCCGCGCATCGTCGTGGACTTCCAGCTGAAGGTGCGCGAGTCGAGTCAGTGA
- a CDS encoding family 43 glycosylhydrolase yields MTEAASMRRYPSNWPELEPYGLADTRQDLWPRADNSFILPLELRPRDKELGRVWMRDTYVNCFVVDGRPVYVATGTTRVPGLTAAGPWNDGIFMWVSHSMRGPWKLVDTTGIRPGAEKGKVWSPEFVGENRPGRMVVAPWQEYWYDDRFGKRGQAWAPEVHYFRGKWYIVACMGDHSQKVGSFMLVSEGGLEGPYRLVEGNADKPFGDLVIGGPNFIRPGAYHHIDGSLYSEGDDAWLVLHNHLYAKFRDDMEDIVPTTNLPTFQQVPYSPEPYLEGAYVFKHGGKYYLLQAAWNRSSPNADGSTRYAYDPPGPGRTQYQYDAVVAVSDRFEGPYSERWTAGVGAGHNNFFVDHGGHLWATFFRNPNFGYWADPSRVADAAVPGVVRVEWTGPEGNRLYVQRRKPAIASE; encoded by the coding sequence ATGACAGAGGCGGCATCGATGCGGCGGTATCCGTCGAACTGGCCTGAGCTCGAGCCCTACGGCCTCGCCGACACCCGGCAGGACCTGTGGCCGCGTGCGGACAACTCCTTCATCCTCCCGCTCGAGCTGCGCCCCCGTGACAAGGAGCTCGGCCGGGTCTGGATGCGGGACACCTACGTCAACTGCTTCGTCGTCGACGGCCGCCCGGTCTACGTCGCCACGGGCACCACCCGGGTGCCCGGGCTGACCGCGGCCGGCCCGTGGAACGACGGCATCTTCATGTGGGTGTCCCACTCCATGCGGGGGCCGTGGAAGCTGGTCGACACCACCGGCATCCGCCCCGGCGCCGAGAAGGGGAAGGTCTGGTCTCCGGAGTTCGTCGGCGAGAACCGGCCAGGACGCATGGTCGTCGCTCCGTGGCAGGAGTACTGGTACGACGACCGGTTCGGCAAGCGGGGCCAGGCCTGGGCCCCGGAGGTGCACTACTTCCGCGGCAAGTGGTACATCGTCGCGTGCATGGGCGACCACTCCCAGAAGGTCGGTTCGTTCATGCTCGTGAGCGAGGGCGGCCTCGAGGGCCCGTACCGGCTCGTCGAGGGCAACGCCGACAAACCCTTCGGTGACCTTGTCATCGGCGGCCCCAACTTCATCAGGCCCGGCGCCTACCACCACATCGACGGGAGCCTCTACTCCGAAGGCGACGACGCGTGGCTGGTGCTGCACAACCACCTGTACGCGAAGTTCCGGGACGACATGGAGGACATCGTCCCGACGACCAACCTTCCGACATTCCAGCAGGTTCCCTACTCGCCCGAGCCGTACCTCGAAGGCGCGTACGTGTTCAAGCACGGAGGCAAGTACTACCTCCTCCAGGCCGCGTGGAACCGGTCCTCGCCCAATGCCGACGGCAGCACCCGATACGCCTACGACCCGCCCGGCCCCGGCCGCACGCAGTACCAGTACGACGCGGTCGTCGCCGTCTCGGACCGCTTCGAGGGACCGTACTCCGAGCGGTGGACCGCGGGCGTCGGCGCCGGCCACAACAACTTCTTCGTGGACCACGGCGGCCACCTGTGGGCGACGTTCTTCCGCAACCCCAACTTCGGCTACTGGGCCGACCCGTCGCGCGTCGCCGACGCCGCCGTGCCCGGTGTCGTGCGGGTGGAATGGACCGGCCCGGAGGGCAACCGCCTGTACGTCCAGCGCCGCAAACCGGCGATCGCATCGGAATAG
- a CDS encoding RHS repeat-associated core domain-containing protein, which produces MRRTRAATAVLVALTTLVTPAGAAEAAPGLRPHKPQQEPTVKVEPVPVRQVRRNPGPASPAPKLTLPQPGVAEIALTDARTAAEPAQARVGGLPVRISPAAPGPDMDKRTAGAAQPPGKVRIELLAAKGGLLLRLRRADGGQGDGKVRLDLDYGGFRDLYGADWASRLRLVELPACAVTTPSKAECARPAPVTSRNAGGLLSAEVKAAAQDTVYALEASPSGDTGDYRATDLSPSASWQVSTQTGAFTWSYPLDAPEVPGGLKPELAATYNSASVDGRIATSNNQASWLGEGWSLWSGSIERRYKSCVYDGPKTGDLCWGTDAATKQFEYVTVSFGGHSSELVYDAGKKQWRMKEDDGSRVDHIFGTANGDDDGEYWRITTPDGTQYHFGLNRLPNWTDGRPQTESAWTVPVYGNDAGEPCHAATFAASKCRQAYRWNLDYVVDPHGNTMTYYYAPETNAYGANMATTKETYTRGGTLQRIEYGTRQGAEYTQRAPARVMFTAVDRCAPGKDCAQRTAASWPDVPWYLNCEAATCPTQVSPTFWSTKRLTGVTTQILGGDCTDYCDVDAWTFDQDYPAVDDGTSPALWLKSVAHEGRVGGKASVPPVTFDKLALANRVDSNTDGLRPMKKYRVYAVNTESGGRIEVNYAAPECATDSKPTPDDNPKRCFPVRWTPEGAQTLNDWFHKYVVAYVGEVDRIGGNTTEYTSYDYEGDAGWAYVDDPLTPAEYRSWNDWRGYAKVRVRHGNPKDPSDLTQSATGYLYFRGLHGDKKAAGGTRTSQVTDSQGGTLDDLPQLAGFLREELTYEGVDGPVVEGSIYDPWQRGPTATQGTRKAYQVQVERTRTRTAIPGGWRRTDSTTTYDQGDMLVPVAVKVDDRGDVSTADDDRCTTREYARNDEAWLVLLSRERTVRVNCDTTPVLPRDAISDVLTSYDGGAPGQAPIAGDVTKTEHVRDYVDGEPRYVTVSQATYDGYGRVKESKDALGRRTATSYEPETGLPTSATSTNPLGHTATATLDPARNQTVKTVDANDRRTDQTYDPLGRLTGVWLPGRSHDARQTPNLRFSYGVRNDGATWVRTETLKANGNLVSSYELLDGFLRKRQTQAPSWGGGRILTDTFYDARGLVAKSNAAYKANGDPGTTLVQPADETLIPSQTVNQYDGAERLTKATLEKFNEAQWSTTTRYFGDHVEVTPPAGGTPTATYTDARGQTTELRQYMAAQPGGDSFTRTNYAYTRAGDLAKLTDAAGNVWSYEYDLRRNKIRTVDPDKGTSTMTYDDAGQLLTTTDARGSTVATVYDALGRKSSVHEGAPTGTKLASWAYDTLAKGRLDSSTRYDGGVAYTTTVLGYDPGYRPTGTRITIPDTGDGLAGTYETTTTYLADGSVDATKLPALGVDVPAETLVQTYDDLGSPYELTGRDRYVDKTGYTEFGEVGQIHFGDPDMPQIWWTANYDLATRNLSRSLVEREKAGALTVDDTTYAYDPAGNVTKIANTTPGDGTDVQCFGFDRLRRLTEAWAATDDCVGAPGSAVGGAAPYWTSYRYDVVSSRTSQTRHGLGGTADTVTTSTYPAPGRPRPHAPTSVTVTGPSGTKTDAFDYDAAGNTKSRPGGQALTWDVEGLLATVSSTGYVYTPDGNRLITRDSTGATLYLPSGEVRYNKATGKSIGTRYYTHGSATVAVRTGAGLRYLFADHHGTPDLAVDPATLTASKRRSDPFGAPRGKAPQGWPGSRGFVGGTQDASTGLTRLGARDYDTETGLFLSVDPVLDTANPQQFSAYAYSGNNPVTFSDPTGMLWKQAPDGECANGCGWKPGQGPASKVATKNGYWRINTRTAPDGECWIACRYKPGKGPASKVATKNGYWRINTRTAPDGECWIACRYKPGTGPASRPLVKDIADRAARALAAFREANSLESQATWVWDHISTVAGILGIVAVAVAIPALSVPAAVVTGVGYVAFGASLLSTGKDVAGCLGGGDRFSCEQAATGALVMGVNVGIIRNGGRAFVNDFEKGVKWMRGGWDFIVNGIQIGTNFCDWDVATPIQQPCPAK; this is translated from the coding sequence ATGAGAAGAACGAGAGCGGCGACGGCCGTGCTGGTCGCGCTCACCACGCTGGTGACGCCGGCCGGAGCGGCCGAGGCCGCACCCGGGTTACGTCCGCACAAGCCGCAGCAGGAGCCCACCGTCAAGGTGGAGCCGGTGCCGGTACGGCAGGTCAGGCGGAACCCGGGTCCTGCGAGCCCGGCGCCCAAGCTCACGCTGCCCCAGCCGGGCGTGGCGGAGATCGCCCTGACAGACGCGCGCACGGCGGCCGAGCCCGCACAGGCCCGTGTCGGGGGACTGCCCGTACGGATCAGCCCGGCGGCGCCGGGACCGGACATGGACAAGAGAACGGCGGGCGCGGCGCAGCCACCTGGCAAGGTCCGCATCGAGCTGCTGGCAGCCAAGGGGGGCCTGCTGCTCCGCCTGCGCCGTGCCGACGGGGGCCAGGGCGACGGCAAGGTCAGGCTCGACCTCGACTACGGCGGCTTCCGCGACCTCTACGGCGCCGACTGGGCCTCCCGGTTGCGCCTGGTCGAGCTGCCCGCCTGCGCGGTGACGACGCCGTCCAAAGCCGAATGCGCACGGCCCGCACCGGTGACGAGCCGCAACGCCGGTGGACTGCTGTCGGCCGAGGTGAAGGCCGCGGCGCAGGACACGGTCTACGCGCTGGAGGCGTCCCCCTCCGGTGACACCGGCGACTACCGCGCGACGGATCTGTCGCCGTCGGCGTCCTGGCAGGTGTCCACGCAGACGGGGGCCTTCACCTGGTCCTATCCCCTCGATGCCCCCGAGGTGCCGGGCGGGCTGAAGCCGGAGCTGGCCGCGACGTACAACTCGGCCTCGGTGGACGGTCGCATCGCGACCAGCAACAACCAGGCGTCATGGCTGGGGGAGGGCTGGTCGCTCTGGTCGGGCAGCATCGAGCGCCGGTACAAGTCCTGCGTGTACGACGGCCCGAAGACCGGCGACCTGTGCTGGGGCACCGACGCGGCGACCAAGCAGTTCGAGTACGTCACGGTGTCGTTCGGCGGCCACTCGAGCGAGCTGGTGTACGACGCGGGCAAGAAACAGTGGCGGATGAAGGAGGACGACGGCTCCCGGGTCGACCACATCTTTGGGACCGCCAACGGCGACGACGACGGCGAGTACTGGCGGATCACCACGCCTGACGGGACCCAGTACCACTTCGGGCTCAACCGCCTCCCGAACTGGACCGACGGCCGGCCCCAGACCGAGTCCGCGTGGACCGTCCCGGTCTACGGCAACGACGCGGGGGAGCCGTGCCATGCCGCCACGTTCGCCGCGTCCAAGTGCCGCCAGGCCTACCGGTGGAACCTCGACTACGTCGTGGACCCGCACGGCAACACGATGACGTACTACTACGCGCCCGAGACCAACGCGTACGGGGCGAACATGGCGACCACCAAGGAGACCTACACCCGCGGCGGTACCCTGCAGCGCATCGAGTACGGCACTCGCCAGGGCGCCGAGTACACCCAGCGGGCCCCCGCCAGGGTGATGTTCACCGCCGTCGACAGGTGCGCCCCCGGCAAGGACTGCGCGCAGCGCACCGCGGCCAGCTGGCCGGACGTGCCGTGGTACCTGAACTGTGAGGCCGCCACCTGCCCGACTCAGGTTTCGCCGACCTTCTGGTCGACCAAGCGGCTCACCGGCGTGACCACGCAGATCCTGGGCGGCGACTGCACCGACTACTGCGACGTGGACGCCTGGACGTTCGACCAGGACTATCCGGCGGTGGACGACGGCACCAGCCCGGCCCTGTGGCTGAAGAGCGTCGCCCATGAGGGCAGGGTGGGCGGCAAGGCGTCGGTCCCGCCGGTGACGTTCGACAAGCTCGCGCTGGCGAACCGGGTGGACTCCAACACCGACGGCCTGCGGCCGATGAAGAAGTACCGCGTGTACGCGGTCAACACCGAGTCCGGCGGCCGCATCGAGGTCAACTACGCGGCCCCGGAGTGCGCGACCGATTCCAAACCCACCCCCGACGACAACCCCAAACGCTGCTTCCCGGTCAGGTGGACTCCCGAGGGCGCGCAGACGCTGAACGACTGGTTCCACAAGTACGTCGTCGCCTACGTGGGCGAGGTGGACAGGATCGGCGGGAACACCACGGAGTACACCAGTTACGACTACGAGGGCGACGCCGGCTGGGCGTACGTGGACGATCCGCTCACCCCGGCCGAGTACCGGTCTTGGAACGATTGGCGGGGGTACGCGAAGGTCCGCGTTCGCCACGGCAACCCCAAGGACCCGAGCGACCTGACGCAGTCGGCCACCGGCTACCTGTACTTCCGCGGTCTGCACGGCGACAAGAAGGCCGCCGGCGGCACCCGGACGTCGCAGGTCACCGACTCCCAAGGTGGGACCCTGGACGACCTGCCGCAGCTCGCCGGCTTCCTGCGGGAGGAGCTCACCTACGAAGGGGTCGACGGCCCGGTGGTCGAGGGCTCGATCTACGACCCCTGGCAGCGCGGCCCGACGGCGACGCAGGGCACGCGCAAGGCGTACCAGGTGCAGGTCGAGCGTACGCGGACCCGCACGGCGATCCCCGGCGGCTGGCGGCGCACCGATTCCACGACCACCTACGACCAGGGGGACATGCTGGTGCCGGTGGCGGTCAAGGTGGACGACCGCGGCGATGTGAGCACCGCCGACGACGACCGGTGCACCACCAGGGAGTACGCCCGGAACGACGAGGCATGGCTGGTGCTTCTCAGCCGCGAGAGGACGGTCAGAGTCAACTGCGACACGACCCCGGTGCTGCCCAGGGACGCCATCTCAGATGTGCTCACCTCCTACGACGGAGGCGCCCCCGGTCAGGCCCCCATCGCGGGGGACGTGACCAAGACGGAGCACGTGCGCGACTACGTCGACGGGGAGCCGCGTTACGTCACCGTCTCGCAGGCGACCTACGACGGCTACGGCCGGGTCAAGGAGTCCAAGGACGCGCTCGGCCGCAGGACCGCCACGTCGTACGAGCCCGAGACCGGTCTGCCGACCTCGGCCACCTCGACCAACCCACTCGGTCACACCGCCACTGCCACGCTCGACCCGGCCAGGAACCAGACGGTGAAGACGGTGGACGCCAACGACCGGCGCACTGACCAGACCTACGATCCTCTGGGCCGCCTGACGGGTGTATGGCTGCCGGGCCGCTCCCACGACGCCAGGCAGACCCCGAACCTCCGTTTCTCCTACGGCGTCCGTAATGACGGAGCCACCTGGGTCCGCACCGAGACGTTAAAGGCCAACGGCAACCTGGTGAGCAGCTATGAGTTGCTCGACGGGTTCCTGCGCAAGCGGCAGACACAGGCGCCGAGCTGGGGCGGAGGGCGCATTCTGACCGACACCTTCTACGACGCGCGCGGTCTCGTGGCCAAGTCCAACGCCGCCTACAAGGCGAACGGAGACCCGGGCACCACTTTGGTCCAGCCCGCTGACGAGACCCTCATCCCGTCCCAGACGGTCAACCAGTACGACGGGGCAGAACGGCTCACCAAGGCCACGCTGGAGAAGTTCAACGAGGCACAGTGGTCGACGACCACTCGCTACTTCGGCGACCACGTCGAGGTCACGCCGCCCGCAGGCGGCACGCCCACGGCGACCTACACCGACGCCCGCGGCCAGACCACGGAGCTGCGGCAGTACATGGCGGCACAGCCCGGCGGCGACTCCTTCACCAGGACGAACTACGCCTACACCAGGGCAGGAGACCTGGCCAAGCTTACCGACGCCGCGGGCAACGTGTGGAGCTATGAATACGACCTGCGCAGGAACAAGATCAGAACAGTGGACCCTGACAAAGGCACGTCGACCATGACCTATGACGATGCCGGCCAACTCCTCACCACGACCGACGCGCGTGGATCCACGGTCGCCACCGTGTACGACGCGCTGGGTCGGAAGTCCTCCGTCCACGAGGGGGCACCCACCGGCACGAAGCTGGCCTCCTGGGCCTACGACACCCTGGCCAAGGGCCGGCTGGACTCGTCCACCCGTTACGACGGCGGCGTCGCGTACACCACGACCGTGCTCGGGTACGACCCCGGCTACCGGCCGACCGGGACTCGGATCACCATCCCTGACACCGGGGACGGGCTGGCGGGCACCTACGAGACCACGACGACGTACCTCGCGGACGGCAGCGTCGATGCGACGAAGCTCCCCGCGCTCGGCGTCGACGTACCCGCCGAGACGCTCGTCCAGACGTACGACGACCTCGGCTCGCCGTACGAGCTCACGGGCCGGGACCGCTACGTGGACAAGACCGGCTACACCGAATTCGGCGAGGTCGGCCAGATCCACTTCGGCGACCCCGACATGCCGCAGATCTGGTGGACTGCCAACTATGACCTCGCCACCCGGAACCTGTCCCGCTCGCTCGTCGAACGCGAGAAGGCCGGCGCGCTCACGGTCGACGACACCACCTACGCCTACGATCCCGCAGGCAACGTCACAAAGATCGCAAACACCACGCCAGGGGATGGCACGGACGTCCAGTGCTTCGGCTTCGACCGGCTGAGGCGGCTGACCGAGGCCTGGGCGGCCACCGACGACTGCGTGGGCGCGCCCGGCAGCGCGGTCGGGGGCGCGGCGCCCTACTGGACCAGCTACCGGTACGACGTCGTCAGCAGTCGCACGTCGCAGACCCGCCACGGCCTCGGCGGCACGGCCGACACGGTCACCACGTCCACTTACCCGGCCCCCGGCCGGCCCCGGCCGCATGCCCCGACGAGCGTCACCGTGACGGGCCCATCCGGCACGAAGACCGACGCCTTCGACTACGACGCGGCCGGCAACACCAAGTCGCGTCCCGGCGGGCAGGCGCTCACCTGGGACGTCGAGGGCCTGCTCGCCACGGTGTCCAGCACCGGTTACGTCTACACGCCCGACGGAAACCGGCTCATCACCCGCGACTCCACCGGCGCGACCCTTTACCTGCCGTCTGGAGAGGTGCGTTACAACAAGGCCACGGGCAAGAGCATCGGCACGCGGTACTACACCCACGGCAGCGCGACCGTGGCCGTGCGGACCGGCGCGGGCCTGCGTTACCTCTTCGCCGACCACCACGGCACGCCTGACTTGGCTGTTGATCCAGCTACCCTGACCGCCTCCAAACGTCGCTCCGATCCGTTCGGGGCACCACGAGGGAAGGCGCCGCAGGGCTGGCCGGGCAGCAGGGGCTTCGTCGGTGGCACGCAAGACGCCTCCACCGGGCTCACCAGGCTGGGCGCCCGCGACTACGACACGGAGACCGGCCTGTTCCTGTCCGTCGATCCGGTGCTCGACACGGCCAACCCCCAGCAGTTCAGCGCTTACGCCTACTCCGGCAACAACCCGGTGACCTTCAGCGACCCGACCGGCATGCTGTGGAAGCAGGCACCAGACGGCGAATGCGCCAATGGCTGCGGCTGGAAGCCGGGCCAGGGCCCGGCCAGCAAGGTCGCGACCAAGAACGGCTACTGGCGGATCAACACCAGGACCGCTCCCGACGGAGAGTGCTGGATCGCCTGCAGATACAAGCCCGGAAAAGGCCCGGCCAGCAAGGTCGCGACCAAGAACGGCTACTGGCGGATCAACACCAGGACCGCTCCCGACGGAGAGTGCTGGATCGCCTGCAGATACAAGCCCGGAACGGGACCGGCTAGTCGGCCGCTTGTCAAGGATATCGCGGACCGCGCCGCGCGTGCGCTCGCGGCGTTCCGGGAGGCCAACAGCCTTGAGAGTCAGGCCACGTGGGTCTGGGACCACATCAGCACGGTCGCCGGAATCCTGGGCATAGTCGCAGTCGCGGTCGCTATTCCTGCCCTCAGCGTTCCCGCCGCTGTCGTCACCGGCGTGGGGTACGTCGCCTTCGGTGCCAGCCTGCTTTCTACAGGCAAGGACGTGGCCGGATGTCTCGGCGGCGGGGATAGATTCTCCTGCGAGCAGGCTGCGACGGGAGCGCTGGTCATGGGGGTCAACGTGGGGATTATCCGCAACGGTGGCCGTGCCTTCGTGAACGACTTCGAAAAGGGGGTGAAGTGGATGAGGGGTGGCTGGGACTTCATCGTGAACGGGATCCAGATAGGCACCAACTTCTGCGATTGGGATGTCGCGACACCGATACAGCAGCCATGTCCTGCCAAGTAA